AGCCCTCGCTTGTTGAATTGATCCAGTAATTCTGGGTTGTTCGCGTAAGGTGTGTCCAGCGCATCCATGCGGATAGGATTATCCTTAGGCACAGCATTGAGCATCCTGTGGCCGAACCGACCAAGCATCAATTCGCGACTGGAGGCCTGGCCCTTCTGCAGTGGGATGGCGAGATAAACATCCTCTTCGGTCAGGGTCTGACCAGGAGTCAGATCATGTTTGGCATAAACGCCGCGCACGTATGAGTCTAGGTACTCGATCTCCCGTGCCAGGAAGTTGCGGCGCGAATCAGACGACCCGCCGCACATCTCGCGGGCCTTATGCCAGGACTTGAACCAAGCATCGATCTGGTGTGGCAACGAAGAGTATTTAGAAACTTCGAAGCCGTCGTCGTTGTGGTCAATGTGGCGCTCAAAGGTTCTAGCACCCTTACCATAGGCGATCTGTATGGAGGATGCCCAGTCGCGATATTCATGACAGGAGTAACCGATTGTGATTCCCGGATAGCGGTGCTTGAGAAAATCAATTTGGTTAAGTTCACACTCGTTGTCTTCATGCGGGTAGGCGGCGACGCAGTGATTTAGGGCCAGTGGAATATTACGACGCTGAAAGAAGGTAACTGCATCGTCCATGTCCTTTTGGCTCATGCCACCAGTCGAAATGATAACCGGTCTACGGGTACTGGCGATTTTTTCCAACAATGTCCAGTCGTTGTTGTCGGCGCTGGCGACCTTGATGATAGGCATGTCGAACTCGACACACCAGTCTACAGACTTCTCATCAAACGGCGTGGACATCGGGATGCAGCTGGACTTGCGAATCGCCTCCACCAGGCGGGAGAAGTCCTGCTTGGAAAGCCGTGCGTCGGAGATGCGCTTGACGTAGCGGATGTCCGTCCGTTCCACAAAATCCTTGTGGATGAAATTCTCCATGTCGCGGAACTGCAGTTTGATGGCTGCCCGCACATTGTTGAAGCGCACAACCTTAGAGAATTTGCTGACTATTTCCAGGCCGCGCTCCAACTTACCCTGGTGATTGCTCGCCATCTCGAGCACAAAGAGGTCTTCGAAGATTTCGTGTGACATATAATTCCTTTTTGCTGGTTGTGATGCGCTATGAATTGGGTTTGTCTACGGCAAGTACTTCCCAATTTTGGCCATGACTTCGGCTGGAAGTTCAGGTGTCATCCGATGCAGAGGGTTGGAAACCATGGTTCCCGTATCTGTGATCTGGCTGGTAATTTTAGGGTAATAGGTCTGCTCCGGGTCGATAGAAACTATGAATGCGGCCGTTCCTTTGGCCTGAAACATGGCGTGAAAGTTCTGCACCTGCGGAAAATCTGGCCCAAGGCGGCAAACGGGCACATCCCAAGCCTTGAAAAGCTGCTCCCAGTTCGGCAGCCCCAGCCCGGTGTGAATGTCGCAGCCGACATAGCGTCCACCGAAATAGTTTTTTTGCGTCATCCGGATGGATGCGTAGCCCGAGTCGTCGAACACGAACATTTTTAGGTTGAGCGCATTGATCTTGGCAGTTCCGATTTCCTGCATGTTCTGGGCAAAGCCACCGTCACCCTCGACCAGGACAACGCGGCGCTCGGGATGCGCAAAGGCAGCGCCGATGGCCCCAGACAAACCATAACCCATAGAGGCCAGACCCTTGTTGGTCACCAAGAGTTGCCCTTGCTGTTGCGTAAAGGCCTGCATCATGACGGTGAATGCGCCGCCGCTGCTGCATGGAATAACGATGTCGTCAGCACAGCATTGAGCTGCCAGTCGATCAACAAAGACATAGGGCGAAATGTAAGTATCACGGCTGGTATTGACGGGTTCTATCAGCGGCACCGCCTTGCGCACCATTCGGGCATACAGCAACCAGTCGCTGTGCTGACCCAGATTGTGCTCCAGCAGACCGGCGAAGAACTCATTTGCGTCCGCGTGCAGCGGGTAGTCCACCCGGGGATGGCCTTTAGCGAGTTCGTCGGCATCGATATCGACCTGTACCACCTTCCCCCCTGGCACGAACTGCTGCCAATTGAACCCGGTCTGCTGCATCCCAAGGCGCGTACCCATGGCGATTAGGAGATCCGACTGCTGGAGCACGAGATTGGCGCTGCGCTGGCCCCAAGTGTTGGGCCTGCCAACGTACACCGGATTCTCTGCACCGATGCGGTCGGCACCGTTCCATGTCGTGGCCACCGGAACACCGGCAGCGGTAAGGCGGGGTAGCAATGCACGGGTTGAAGCCCGACTCAAGCCGCCCCCAATAAGGAACAGCGGGCGTTTAGCCGCACGGATTAGGTCAGCAACCAGACGGACGTCTGACGGGGTAGCGCGGGGTCTAATTACTGCCGGCACCAACGCGGAGTCGCTGCCATCCTGGGCGCTGTATTCGCGCGCTTGAACATCCAGTGGAATCTCGATAAACACAGGGCCCTTGCGCCCGAGTCTGGATGCTACAACGAACCCGCTGAACTCACGAAACGAAACCGGCTGCTTAAGCAGCACGGAGGTATTGCAAACCGGCCCAGCAAGAGCCGTGCCGTTAATTTCCTGGATCCCTCGCTGACGCAGAACGCCACCAGACAGATCGGAGGTTTTAACTTGGCCGCCAATGACCAGCAGTTCACGGCTTTCCAGATAGGCGCCCGCCATGGCTGTGACGATATTGGTCAACCCTGGGCCGGCTGTCACCAACGCCAGCGCACGCCCGTCATCGCTGGTTTCGTTGTAATACTCGGCGGCAATGCCGGCGGCCACCTCGTGAACCACGGCATGGCACGCCATGCGGCGGCTCAAGCTCTCGATGAGGTGCATGATGTTGCCGCCCCCAACAAAAAAGCACTGCCTATATCCAAGCTGAACAAGCCATTCGGCCAGTTGATCACTGTATTTCATCGTAGTGTTCGCATAGATGGTGAAAAGTGCTCAAAAGCACGGCCCGGATTGCGGCAGATCGTGGCACTTTTACCTGCTGCAAACGTCCCTGAGCATCGAAAAGAATGAGTATGAACGAATGGGCCGAGTGTTTTTTGTCGGACTGGAAGAACGCCATAGCTTCTTCGGGCCTAATGACACGCAGATTGGCGGCCACTGACGGTATGGCACGCAACAAGAACCTGATGTGGCGCGATAGACTGGCAACATTCGAAAGTTCTGCTGACGCGTACCCTAGGCGCACCGAGCAGTGGGCTGCCGCGAGCATCCCAAGACCGACCGCGATACCGTGACTGATGGCGTACGAGCTAGCGCCCTCAATGGCGTGGCCGAAGGTATGGCCGAAGTTGAGTAGGAGACGGACACCTTGGTCAAATTCGTCCTCTTCAATGAAGCGCTTCTTGGTCTCAAGGCTATGCCTAATGATCCCGGCCAATTGCGCGCCAGCCGGGGGCAAGTCACTGGCATTGACGTATGCCAAGTAGGCGGTAAACGCATTATCTGAGGCTGCGTAGCATATCTTGGCGGCCTCGCACAGGCCTTCAGCTATCTGCTCGGACGTGAGGGTGCTGCAAAAACCCGTATCGATGAGGACTTCTTTAGGTGGATAGAAGTTTCCAGCGATGTTCTTGTAACGGCCGACGTTAATCGAGGACTTTCCGCCTATGCACGAATCCACCATGCTCAGCAACGTGGTAGGGAGGTAGGTCCATGGGATTCCGCGCATGTAGCAAGATGCCGCAAACGTGGCCAGATCCTGTACGATGCCGCCACCAACAGCAATCAGCCGGGTATCCCGTGTGCTACCAAGGTCGCGCAGTTGCTCTACGATGCGCGCGATGGATTCGAAGTTTTTTTCTGATTCGATGGCCCGTAAACCAATATACGAGGCAGGTAGGAGGTTGCTGTGCAAGCGCGCCACGTTGGCATCAACGAGCCAAGCGACGCTGGATTCGTGTAGCTGTCCAGCGACCACATCGGCACCAATCAATACCCGGTACGCGCCACAACTGGTCTTGACGGCGAACTCAGACGACTCGAACACGGGAGTAACCCAGGTCTACGCTGATAAACTGACCGGTGACACCGGTGGTGTCCGCACGGCACAGGCCAAAGACGCAGGCCGCCACTTCGTCAAGCGTGGGCAGTCGTCCGAATAGCGTGGCATCTTCGACTTTACGCACCTGCTCCATTTTGAGATTGGCTCGCGTCATCGGTGTATCGATCACACCAGGCAGAACGGCGTTGATGACGTGGCCGTCACGGGCAAGATCGGCTGCAGCGGACAGCACGAGGCCCTGCAGAGCAGCCTTGGTGACGCAATATGAGAGCTTAGTTTGCCGGGCCATGTCCTGCCAGATGGAACTGATCACGCACAGACGGGCAGGCCTACGCAGCAGGCGCTGGGTCAACAAGATGTTCATACTGTTGAGGATGTAAAGCACATTGGCATCATAGACCGCCTCGTGTCGGGCTTGATCGAAATCGTACACACTGTCGGTGCAGTTCATTCCCTGCGCCCAGCACACGGCATCGAATGGCCCCTGTGCAACCAGCTTATTGATCGCTCTAGAGCACGACACACCGTCGCTATGGACAACAGGATTCCACTGTATGCTGGTCGCGTCTGGGGAAGCGCTGCGACTGACGATGCTCACCGTCCATCCTTCCTGGCAAAACCGGTCTCGGATGGTTGTTCCGATCGAACCGGAGCCACCAAAGAGGAGCAACCGCTGGATGGAAGTGCTGCCGGAATCAGCCAAAGCGGACTCCACGGTATAGGCCGATCCGACCAATGGAGAAATCCAGCATTTTGGTGCTCATTGCGGGTTCCACACCGATCCAAAAAGGGTTGTTCATGACGCTGCCTGTGATGCGAAAATCGCCGCTTCAGCGGTTGTTGCTGCAGATCATACAGGGATGATAGGACAAGTTGCCCGAAAATAGCAGGCGAATTCCAGCCTTGTTCAGGGAACTTAATCCGTGACCCGAACCCCACAAAACCTCTATTTTTCTATTATAATCAACATACTACCAACAATCCAATGCGCACCTGGCAGGTGCGGCACACGTAGAGCCACCTGTCGCGTCAACAAGCAGCCATTGGCTGCCTGTTGCTGCGTGCGGTCTTAATCGTGGTCAGTCTAGGCTTGGCCTAGCGCGCCTCTGGGGCGCACGCCCAGCTTGGCTTCGGCCGTGAGCCAGCTTGGGCTCAAGTTGCTGTCAAAGCCGTCCGATATAAAGGCATCATCATCGTTTGCCCCAAGGCCAGCACCATGAACACTTCCGCTCACCGCTCTGCCCGCACCTACGCCGCCGTGGGGCTCGATAGCCGTGCCGACGCCAATGGTCCACACGAGGTTGCTTTGCTGTTGTTCGAGGGCCTGCTCGACCGCATCCGCTTGGGTAAGTTGGCCATGGAACAGAACGACCTGAACAACAAAATCCGCCACATCAACAAGGCCTTGCAAATTTTGGGCGAGGGCTTGCGCACGCACCTCGACATCAAGGCCGGTGGCGAACTGGCGCAGCAGCTCGACACCCTCTATGCCTACTGCTCGGTGCGGCTGCTGGATGCCAACGCACACAACGACGCCGCCGCGCTCGACGAGGTGCACAGCCTGATCAAACCGCTGGCCGATGCGTGGCGCGAAGCGCGCCCGGCTGCGGCAGCTCCCGGCGCCGAGTTGCCTGCAACGCCGCTGGATGCAGGCAACGCCACCCTCGAGGCCACTGCCCCCTACCCCGGAAAATATGGTGCGGGCCGCAGCGGCAACGGCGCGTCACCGGGCTTTGGCGGCACGCTGCTTCGCTACGCAGCATAAGCTGACGCAGGACGCAGCATCACAAAAGACCACGCGAGCGCTTGCCCTGCTTGAGGCGCGAGTTTAACTCCAACACCCGAGAGGTGCGATAGGCGCGCTTGCGATTCAGCTGCCCACCCGCCGCAGCACCTGCGGCGCAAACCCGTGGTTGAGCGGGCCGTGCCCAGAACCGATGCGCGCGCCGGCTCCGGCCTCGATGGCCGCGCGCACCCAGGCGTGTGCCGCCTGCACCGCTAGCGGCAAGGGCTGGCCGAGCGCCAGTTGCGCGGCGATGGCCGCAGCGAGCGTGCAGCCGGTGCCGTGAATGTTGCGGCTGGCGATGCGCGGCCCGCGCAAGCGCAGCCAAGCGGCGGGTGGGGTGCCGGCGCAGGCCAGCACATCGGTCAATTGCGCGCCCTGCAGGTGGCCGCCCTTGAGCAGCACGGCGCGCGCACCCAGCGCCAGCAGGTCGGCGGCGGCGGCGTCCAGCGCCGCTTCGTCGGCCACGGGGCGCCCGAGCAACAGCGCGGCTTCGTCGAGGTTGGGCGTGACCAGGCTGGCGCGCGGGAACAGTTCGGTGCGCAGCAGGGCCACGGTCTCGGGCTCGATCAGCGCATCGCCGCTGGTGGCAACCATCACCGGGTCCAGCACCACCCAAGGCGGCGCGTAGCGGTCCAGCGCGCGCGCCACCACCCGCACCACGTCGGGCGCGTGCAACATGCCGATCTTGACCGCATCGACGCCGATGTCCTCAAATACAGCGGCCATCTGCTGCTCCAGAAAGCTGGCGGGCACGGCGTGGATGGCGCGCACCCCGAGCGTGTTTTGCGCCGTCAGCGCGGTGATGGCGCTCATGCCGTAGCAGCCCAGCGCGGCAAAGGTTTTGAGGTCGGCCTGTATGCCGGCGCCGCCACCGCTGTCGCTGCCGGCGATGGTGAGCACGCGCGCGTAGCGCCACGAGTGGCTGGAGGGTTGGGCGGGTTGGGCGGGGTGGTCTGGATCGGGCAACATGGGGATTTATTGAGGTGCGTCAAATGCAATTATGGGCGCAAGGGGGCTGCGTCAGCCGTCTGGCCCGCGCGCTCAATTCATAATCGGCATGGCTGTTGGCCGTGGTGGGGCCATGGTATATTTTCCCGGCCCCACCAGCGGCTGTGGCGTCTGCACCCTGCACCCGCCCCTGTTCGCACCGCCCGCCGCTGCTTGGATGCACCGACTTTTCTACACCGCCCACTGCCTCGTTATGCCCGCCAACCACCCCCACCCCACCCCGGTGCTCATCTTAGGTGCTGGCCTGCTGGGCCGCTTGCTGGGCTTGGCGCTGGCGCGCAGCGGCCACCGGGTCACGATCCACGAAGCGCGCGCCGAATCGGACCAAGGCGCCGCCGCCTGGGTGGCCGCCGCCATGCTGGCGCCGCTGGCCGAAGCCGCCGTGGCCGAGCCCAACGTCGTGCGCATGGGGCTGTACGCGCTGCCGCGCTGGCGCGAGCTCATTGCCTCTCTGCGGCAGCCGGTGTATTTTCAGCAAGACGGCACCCTGATTTTGTGGCACCGCCAAGACGCGGCCGAGGCCACGCGCCTGAGCCGCGTCTGGGCGCAGACGGTGCAGCAGGTGCCCGAACTGCAAGCGGCGCAGCCGTTGGACGCGCAGCAACTCGCCGCCCTCGAGCCCAGTGTGGCCGGGCATTTTCAGAGCGGGATCTATCTGCCCCAAGAGGGCCAGCTCGACAACCACCAACTGCTGCAGGCGCTGGCGGCCGAATTGCCAGCGCTCGGTGCCGATCTGCACTGGCTACAGCCCACCAGCCTCGCCCAAGCGCAAGACTGGCAGCGCACGCACGGCGGCTGGGTGCTCGACTGCCGCGGTCTGGGCGCGCAAGCCGACTGGACCGCCCCGGAGCAGCCGCTGCGCGGGGTGCGCGGCGAAGTCGCCTGCCTGTACGCCCCCGGCGTCACGCTCCAGCGCCCGACGCGGCTGCTGCACCCGCGCTACCCGCTCTACATCGCGCCCAAGCAAGACCATTTTTTCGTCGTCGGCGCAACCCAGATCGAGTCCGAGGATCTGTCGGAGGTCAGCGCGCGCTCGGCGCTCGAGCTGCTCAGCGCCGCTTACGCCGTGCACCCCGGCTTTGGCGAGGCGCGCATCGTTGGGCTGCAAAGCCAGTGCCGCCCCACCCTGCCCGACCACCAGCCGCTGGTGCGCGAGTGCGCGCCGCAGGTGCTGCAGATCAACGGCCTGTTTCGCCACGGCTACCTGATCGGGCCGGCGGTGTGCGACGCGGTGCTCGAGTACGTGCAGCAGGGCCAGCGCGACTTGGCTGAGCGGCTTGAATTGCGTTTTGAGCCCTGTGCACAGGTGCTTGCGGCTTGAGGCACACTTTGTGGTGCCGGCTTTAATGCCCGCCTCGATGCCCGCTTTGACTGCACCCTAAACCATTCCCCCATGAGCACATCCCCCGAAGCCACTGCCCCCTTGCAAGTCTGGCTCAACCAGCAAGCCTTGGAGCTGCCCGCAAGCGCCACGCTGGCCGATGCGCTGGCCGCCGCGCGCCCGACCGAGCCCTTTGCTGCCGCCCTCAATCTGCAATTCGTCCCCAAAAACCAGTACGCGCAGACTGCGCTGGCCCAAGGCGACCGGATCGAGCTCATCTCCCCCGTCACCGGCGGCTGAGCGCGCCGCTTGCAGCATGAACCCCAACCCCGCCGCCCACACCGCCACCACCCCACCGCCCCTGGCACATGCGGCCTCTGCGGCCCACGCCACCGACCCCCTCATCCTCTACGGCCAGCATTTTTCCAGCCGCTTGCTGCTGGGCACGGCGCGCTACCCCTCGCCGGCGCTGCTCGAACAGGCCGTGGCGGCCGCGCAACCGGCCATGCTCACCGCCGCGCTGCGGCGCCAGAGCGCTGGCAACGCCGAGGCCAGCCGCAGCTTCTGGACGCTGCTGCAAAACATGCAGACGCCGCTGCTGCCCAACACCGCCGGCTGCCACAGCGTGCAAGAGGCCATCAGCACGGCCGAAATGGCGCGCGAGCTCTACGGCACCGACTGGATCAAGCTCGAGATCATCGGTGACGACTACACCCTGCAGCCCGACACCCTCAACCTCGTCGGCGCCGCCGACCAACTGCTGCGGCGCGGCTTCAAGGTGCTGCCCTACAGCACCGAAGACCTGGTGCTGTGCCTGCGCCTGGTCGATGTCGGCTGCCAGGCCGTGATGCCGTGGGCGGCCCCCATCGGCACGGGCAAGGGGCCGCTGAACCCGCTGGCGCTGCGCACCCTGCGCGAGCGCGTGCAGGTGCCGCTGATCGTCGATGCCGGGCTCGGCCTGCCCTCACACGCTTGCCAGGTGATGGAGTGGGGCTACGACGGCGTGCTGCTCAACACCGCCGTGGCGCTGGCGCTCGACCCGGTGCGCATGGCGCAGGCCTTTGCCGCCGCCGTGCGCGCCGGGCGCGACGCTTTTTGGGCCGGCACCATGACCCCGCAAGACAGCGCCCAGCCCAGCACGCCGGTGCTGGGCACACCGTTTTGGCACCAGCCCTGAAAGGCCTCAGAGCGCTCTGGCCCGCCCCGATGCACCCCAACCCCGCCGTGGCCTACGCCCCCGCCGCCCCCGCCGCCCTCGACGCCTTGGTGCGCCAGCACGCCGCTTTGGCCATCGAAGCCCAAGCCGACCCCGGCGCCATGCCCGCCAGCGACAGCGCTTACGACGTGGCCTGGGCGCTGGCGCGCCGGCTGGGCTTCATCGAGGCCGACGCCGCCGTGATCGCGCAGGCTTGGGCTAGGCGCAGCGCGCGCGAGGGCCACTGGCGCGCCGACTGGCCCGACGACCCGCTGGACTTTGGCTTGGGCACGGCGGCTGCAGCAACCCAGCCCGGCAGCGCCGCCGAGCACCCAGCCGCAACCAACAGCCCCCCGCCCTTTGCCTCCCACCCCGACGGGCTGGGCCTGTACGCCGTTTTGCCCAACGCCGCTTGGGTGCAGCGCATGGCCGCCGCCGGCGTACCGACACTGCAACTGCGCTACAAACCCAGCGCGAACCCCGGCCCCGGCACCCCGCCCGAGGCCGAAGTTCTGGCGCAAGTGCGTGCCGCCGTGGCCGGGGTAGCGGGTACGGCCAGCCGCCTGTACATCAACGACCACTGGCAAGCCGCCATACAAGCCGGGGCCTACGGCGTGCACCTAGGCCAAGAAGACCTCGACGCCCTGGAACCCGAGGCGCTGGATGCGCTGCGCGCCGCCGGTTTGCGGCTGGGCATCAGCACCCACGGCTACGCCGAACTGCTGCGCGCCGCCGCCCTGCGCCCGAGCTACATCGCGCTGGGCGCCGTGTTTCCCACCACCCTCAAAGCCATGCCCACCGCACCCCAAGGCTGCGCCCGGCTGCGCGCCTACGCCCAACTGCTGGCGCGCCTGCGCCCGGCCATCCCCACGGTGGCCATCGGCGGCATCGGCCTCGAGCACTTGGGTGCCATCGCCGCCAGCGGCGTCGGCTCCTTTGCCGTGGTGCGCGCCCTCACCGCCAGCCCCGACCCCGCCGCCGCTGCCCAAGCGCTGCAGCGGCGCTGGGCTGAACTTAGGCCCCTGACGGGCGCTTGACTCCAAACCGGTGCCGCAGCTGCTCGATCAGGCAGCTTGGTTGCGATTTTTCCACCAATCGTATTACGACTGACTCGCATTTGTCTTATAATGCAGCTTAAACAGCACCCTGTCTATGCCGTCCACCCACCCGCCGACCCTCGTGGTCAACCCCGCCGAATTGCCGCGTCAGCCGGTGCACGCCGGGGCGGCGCAGCGCTGCATTCTGCTGTCCTCATTGCAACCCGGCGGCATCGCTGCGCTGACCGAAATCCCGCCCCACGGCCGCATCGCGCCCCACGGCCACGCGCACCCCGACTGGGTGCTGCTGCTGGTGGTGCGCGGCCCGGTGCTGTATGCCGACGGCACCCACTTTGACGCCGCCGCGCTGCGCCCGCATGAGGCCGGCACCTTGCTGCTGATCCCGCGTGGTAACACGCACTACTTGGCCGCGCAAGAAAACGGCGCGTTGCTGCTGGCCATCCCGACGCTGCGTGCCGCGCTGCCTGCAAGCCTGGTGGCGCGCCTGCCCGCGCTGGAGCCTACAGCCCCCCCTACCGCTGCACCGCAGCCCTGAGGCGCCACGTGCTGCAACCATTTGCCTTTAACCCCTAGGATCCATCCGATGAGCTTGTCCCGCCGCCACCTTCTGGCCAGCAGTGCGCTGCTGGCATTGCCTGCGCTGCCCGCATTCGCCCGCCCCGGCGAACTGGTGCTTTGGGGCCCGCCTTCCACGCCCAGCGCGGTGCTTGCCGTGGCGGTGCAACAGGGCTTTCTGTCAGCGGTCGCGGGCCAGGTTTCGGTGCGCGTCTGGCGCGACCCGGACGAGCTGCGCGCCGGTCTGGCCGCCGGCAGCATCCAGGCCTCGATCGTGCCGACCGTGACGGCGGCCAACCTGCACAACCGCGGCTTGGGGCTGCGCCTGCTCAACGTCATGACCGATGGCCTGAACACCATCGTCGCGGCCGAACCGATGGCCGACCTGAACGCGCTGCGCGGACGCACGCTCGCCATGCCGTTCATCAACGATTCGCCCGGGTTGGTGTTTCGCCGGTTGGCCCGTGCTGAAGGGCTGGACCCGGCGCGCGACCTGCGCATCCAGCCCGCCGGCACCCCGGCCGAGGCGGCGCAACTGCTGCTGGCCGGGCGTGTCGATGCCGCGATGCTGCCCGAGCCTGCGGCCAGCGCCGCCCTGATCGGCGCTGCTCGCGCCGGCCGCACGCTGGTTCGCGCCTTCGACGTGCAAGCCGCCTTCGGTCGGCACTTTGGTCATGCCAGCGTGCCCCAAGCCGGGTTGGCGCTGCGCGACGGCTGGCGCACCGAGCACCCGCAAGCGGTCGAGGCCCTGCAAGCCGGTCTGGTGCGCGC
This sequence is a window from Serpentinimonas maccroryi. Protein-coding genes within it:
- a CDS encoding ABC transporter substrate-binding protein, producing MSLSRRHLLASSALLALPALPAFARPGELVLWGPPSTPSAVLAVAVQQGFLSAVAGQVSVRVWRDPDELRAGLAAGSIQASIVPTVTAANLHNRGLGLRLLNVMTDGLNTIVAAEPMADLNALRGRTLAMPFINDSPGLVFRRLARAEGLDPARDLRIQPAGTPAEAAQLLLAGRVDAAMLPEPAASAALIGAARAGRTLVRAFDVQAAFGRHFGHASVPQAGLALRDGWRTEHPQAVEALQAGLVRAVAYARANPAAAAQAAAGVLGLPAPVIEQSIAHSLLVAHRARQARPALETYLRVVAEGNIGLIGGRLPADDFYL
- the thiS gene encoding sulfur carrier protein ThiS: MSTSPEATAPLQVWLNQQALELPASATLADALAAARPTEPFAAALNLQFVPKNQYAQTALAQGDRIELISPVTGG
- a CDS encoding 3-dehydroquinate synthase; protein product: MFESSEFAVKTSCGAYRVLIGADVVAGQLHESSVAWLVDANVARLHSNLLPASYIGLRAIESEKNFESIARIVEQLRDLGSTRDTRLIAVGGGIVQDLATFAASCYMRGIPWTYLPTTLLSMVDSCIGGKSSINVGRYKNIAGNFYPPKEVLIDTGFCSTLTSEQIAEGLCEAAKICYAASDNAFTAYLAYVNASDLPPAGAQLAGIIRHSLETKKRFIEEDEFDQGVRLLLNFGHTFGHAIEGASSYAISHGIAVGLGMLAAAHCSVRLGYASAELSNVASLSRHIRFLLRAIPSVAANLRVIRPEEAMAFFQSDKKHSAHSFILILFDAQGRLQQVKVPRSAAIRAVLLSTFHHLCEHYDEIQ
- a CDS encoding N-acetylneuraminate synthase family protein is translated as MSHEIFEDLFVLEMASNHQGKLERGLEIVSKFSKVVRFNNVRAAIKLQFRDMENFIHKDFVERTDIRYVKRISDARLSKQDFSRLVEAIRKSSCIPMSTPFDEKSVDWCVEFDMPIIKVASADNNDWTLLEKIASTRRPVIISTGGMSQKDMDDAVTFFQRRNIPLALNHCVAAYPHEDNECELNQIDFLKHRYPGITIGYSCHEYRDWASSIQIAYGKGARTFERHIDHNDDGFEVSKYSSLPHQIDAWFKSWHKAREMCGGSSDSRRNFLAREIEYLDSYVRGVYAKHDLTPGQTLTEEDVYLAIPLQKGQASSRELMLGRFGHRMLNAVPKDNPIRMDALDTPYANNPELLDQFNKRGL
- a CDS encoding thiamine pyrophosphate-binding protein; its protein translation is MKYSDQLAEWLVQLGYRQCFFVGGGNIMHLIESLSRRMACHAVVHEVAAGIAAEYYNETSDDGRALALVTAGPGLTNIVTAMAGAYLESRELLVIGGQVKTSDLSGGVLRQRGIQEINGTALAGPVCNTSVLLKQPVSFREFSGFVVASRLGRKGPVFIEIPLDVQAREYSAQDGSDSALVPAVIRPRATPSDVRLVADLIRAAKRPLFLIGGGLSRASTRALLPRLTAAGVPVATTWNGADRIGAENPVYVGRPNTWGQRSANLVLQQSDLLIAMGTRLGMQQTGFNWQQFVPGGKVVQVDIDADELAKGHPRVDYPLHADANEFFAGLLEHNLGQHSDWLLYARMVRKAVPLIEPVNTSRDTYISPYVFVDRLAAQCCADDIVIPCSSGGAFTVMMQAFTQQQGQLLVTNKGLASMGYGLSGAIGAAFAHPERRVVLVEGDGGFAQNMQEIGTAKINALNLKMFVFDDSGYASIRMTQKNYFGGRYVGCDIHTGLGLPNWEQLFKAWDVPVCRLGPDFPQVQNFHAMFQAKGTAAFIVSIDPEQTYYPKITSQITDTGTMVSNPLHRMTPELPAEVMAKIGKYLP
- the fliS gene encoding flagellar export chaperone FliS, which produces MNTSAHRSARTYAAVGLDSRADANGPHEVALLLFEGLLDRIRLGKLAMEQNDLNNKIRHINKALQILGEGLRTHLDIKAGGELAQQLDTLYAYCSVRLLDANAHNDAAALDEVHSLIKPLADAWREARPAAAAPGAELPATPLDAGNATLEATAPYPGKYGAGRSGNGASPGFGGTLLRYAA
- the thiD gene encoding bifunctional hydroxymethylpyrimidine kinase/phosphomethylpyrimidine kinase gives rise to the protein MLPDPDHPAQPAQPSSHSWRYARVLTIAGSDSGGGAGIQADLKTFAALGCYGMSAITALTAQNTLGVRAIHAVPASFLEQQMAAVFEDIGVDAVKIGMLHAPDVVRVVARALDRYAPPWVVLDPVMVATSGDALIEPETVALLRTELFPRASLVTPNLDEAALLLGRPVADEAALDAAAADLLALGARAVLLKGGHLQGAQLTDVLACAGTPPAAWLRLRGPRIASRNIHGTGCTLAAAIAAQLALGQPLPLAVQAAHAWVRAAIEAGAGARIGSGHGPLNHGFAPQVLRRVGS
- a CDS encoding thiamine phosphate synthase; translated protein: MHPNPAVAYAPAAPAALDALVRQHAALAIEAQADPGAMPASDSAYDVAWALARRLGFIEADAAVIAQAWARRSAREGHWRADWPDDPLDFGLGTAAAATQPGSAAEHPAATNSPPPFASHPDGLGLYAVLPNAAWVQRMAAAGVPTLQLRYKPSANPGPGTPPEAEVLAQVRAAVAGVAGTASRLYINDHWQAAIQAGAYGVHLGQEDLDALEPEALDALRAAGLRLGISTHGYAELLRAAALRPSYIALGAVFPTTLKAMPTAPQGCARLRAYAQLLARLRPAIPTVAIGGIGLEHLGAIAASGVGSFAVVRALTASPDPAAAAQALQRRWAELRPLTGA
- a CDS encoding SDR family NAD(P)-dependent oxidoreductase; protein product: MADSGSTSIQRLLLFGGSGSIGTTIRDRFCQEGWTVSIVSRSASPDATSIQWNPVVHSDGVSCSRAINKLVAQGPFDAVCWAQGMNCTDSVYDFDQARHEAVYDANVLYILNSMNILLTQRLLRRPARLCVISSIWQDMARQTKLSYCVTKAALQGLVLSAAADLARDGHVINAVLPGVIDTPMTRANLKMEQVRKVEDATLFGRLPTLDEVAACVFGLCRADTTGVTGQFISVDLGYSRVRVV
- a CDS encoding thiazole synthase, with protein sequence MNPNPAAHTATTPPPLAHAASAAHATDPLILYGQHFSSRLLLGTARYPSPALLEQAVAAAQPAMLTAALRRQSAGNAEASRSFWTLLQNMQTPLLPNTAGCHSVQEAISTAEMARELYGTDWIKLEIIGDDYTLQPDTLNLVGAADQLLRRGFKVLPYSTEDLVLCLRLVDVGCQAVMPWAAPIGTGKGPLNPLALRTLRERVQVPLIVDAGLGLPSHACQVMEWGYDGVLLNTAVALALDPVRMAQAFAAAVRAGRDAFWAGTMTPQDSAQPSTPVLGTPFWHQP
- a CDS encoding FAD-dependent oxidoreductase, which codes for MPANHPHPTPVLILGAGLLGRLLGLALARSGHRVTIHEARAESDQGAAAWVAAAMLAPLAEAAVAEPNVVRMGLYALPRWRELIASLRQPVYFQQDGTLILWHRQDAAEATRLSRVWAQTVQQVPELQAAQPLDAQQLAALEPSVAGHFQSGIYLPQEGQLDNHQLLQALAAELPALGADLHWLQPTSLAQAQDWQRTHGGWVLDCRGLGAQADWTAPEQPLRGVRGEVACLYAPGVTLQRPTRLLHPRYPLYIAPKQDHFFVVGATQIESEDLSEVSARSALELLSAAYAVHPGFGEARIVGLQSQCRPTLPDHQPLVRECAPQVLQINGLFRHGYLIGPAVCDAVLEYVQQGQRDLAERLELRFEPCAQVLAA